ATTCATGAAGTTCGAGGAAGGCCGCTGGTGGATTTATTTCCAACGCCAGAACGGTGTGGGGCTGAATTTTTCCAACAGTAAATTCCAAATGAATGGCGCGCAAACCGTGCGCGGCGGCGGGCGCATACCGGTGCCCAATCTCAAGCGCGAATCTCCACGCCATGGCGTTGTGCACAGCGGCAAGGCGCTGCCAATGCCGGCCAGCCGGCTTACGGAGCTCAAGGTTGAAGTCTGGTAATGCCCCGGTTGAAAAAATAATCGGGAATAAAAACTGATGGCCAATTGTTCATCCTGCAGACGCTGACAATTGATCCCAGACGGACTTCAACATGATTGCACTGACTTTTCTTAAAACTCTCCCTGGCAGGCGCGTGATGAGCAGCACCGACCCTGATGTTGTGGCACGCCGTAACCGCCTGGCGCTGCTGGCGTTGCAAGTGATTGGCATGGCCGTGCTGATCGCCTGTGCCATCGATGCCCAAAGGGCACAAGCACAGGACTTGCCTGACCCGTTGAACGGCGACGCCAAAACGATCCTGTTGACCGTACGCGCTGAAGGTGTACAGATTTACAACTGCGCCAAGGACAACAATGGCCAATTGACCTGGCAGTTTCGCGAGCCGCTGGCGACCTTGATGGTCAACGGCAAGACAGTGGGCCGGCACTTTGCGGGGCCGACCTGGGAACTGAATGATCGCAGTGCGGTGGTCGGCAAAGTGGCTGCCCAGGCGCCGGGGGCAACGGGGCGGGACATTGCGCTGTTACGCCTGGACGTGGTGAGCCATCAAGGGGTTGGCGGGTTGTCTGCGGTGGTGGCGGTGCAACGGCTGCATACCGAAGGTGGGGTGTTCAGCGGCAGTTGTGAGCACGATGGCGATCTGCACGTGGAGCCTTACCGCGCCGACTACCGTTTTCTAGGCCAGTAGTTACTCCGTTTCACCCCGGGCAGCGGCGTACCAGCGTCGCCAGTTCCCGTAGGCAACGTCTCCATCCACACCTGCGGTCTAAAACGTCGGCGGCGTAATCACCCAAATTACCACCGCATCCACCTTTCCGGGGTTGCCATACCGATGGGGCTCACTGCTGGGGAAGCTGAAACTGTCCCCTTCATTTAGCTGAAAATGCCGCTCGCCCACCCACAACTCGAATTTGCCACTTAGCACGTAACCCGCTTCTTCACCCTCGTGGCTATAACTCTGTTGGCTATAGGTGCCCGGCGGGAAACGCGAATGCAGCATTTCCAGCTGATGGTTGGGCAGGGGCGTCAGCAACTGGTCGACGATGCCGTCCTCATAGTGAATGCTCTGGCGATTGTCCTGCCGCACCACAAACCCTTCGTCTTCCACTGCGGGCGTGGTTTCACTGGCAAAAAACCACTGGATCGTCACGCCCAGGCTACGGGCGATATTGAACAGCGCCGGGATCGAGGGGTAGGCGAGGTTCCTTTCCAACTGGCTGATGTAGCCGGCCGTCAGCTCGCTCAATTCGGCGAGGGCTGTGAGGGTCATGCCCCGGGCCTTGCGCAGGCCACGGATGCGGGTGCCGAGAAACAGTTGTGGCGGTTGGTCGTTCAAATGTCCCACGCTACCTTTAGTCCTTCATAAATTGCCTCTTCGGCGGTACGCGGCGCCAGGCAATCGCCGATGCGCCGGAACGCCACCAGGTCTTCCAGTTCTGCGCCCAGAGTGTCCACTGGCTGATGGCCCTGGCACAACACCAGGGTGTCGATATTTTCCAGCAGCATCGGCTCGCCGCTGGCGGTGTGTTGCAGGTACACGGTGGTGTCGTCGCAGCCGTACAAACGGGCGTAAGGGATGATCGCAATGCCCAGCCGATGCAGTTCGCCAGCCAGTTGATCACGCACGTACAACGGCAGGTTTTCGCCGCAATGGGTGCCGTTCACCGCCAGTTGCACCTGATGGCCGGCGCGGGTCAGGCGTTCGGCAATGCCCGGGCCGATCCAGTCACAACGCCAATCCACCACCACCACCGAACGGCCCAGCGGGACTTCATCGCGCAGCACTTGCCAGGCGTCCACCACCTGCAATTCGCCGCCGCGTTCGAAAGCCGGCCAATAGGGTTCGGCGCCGGTGGCGATGATCACCAGGTCGGGTTGTTCGCGTTCCACCAATGCGCGGTCGACGCGGGTGTTGCGTATCACGCGCACCCCGGCCAGTTCCATCTCGCGTTGCAGGTTGGTGCTGGCGCCGCCGAACTCGCTGCGCCGTGGCAGTAACTGTGCGAGCAGTACCTGGCCGCCCAACTGGGCACTGGCTTCATACAAGGTCACCTCATGCCCGCGCTGGGCCGCCACCGCAGCGGCTTTCATCCCTGCCGGGCCGCCGCCAGCCACCATGATTCGCTTGCGCCGCAGTGCTGGTTGCAGTTGGCCAAACTGCAACTCGCGGCCGGTCTCTGGGTGTTGTATGCAAGAGATCGGCAAACCTTTGTGGAAGTGGCCGATACAGGCTTGATTGCAGGCAATGCAGGCCCGTACATCCTCGGCATGGCCGCTTGAGGTTTTGGCTGGCATTCGCGGGTCGCAGATCAATGCGCGGGTCATGCCGCACACATCGGCCTGGCCACGTTGCAGCATCAGTTCGGCCTCCTGTGGCTGGTTGATGCGCCCGGTGACAAACAGCGGAATCGACAGGCTGGCCTTGAACGTTGCGGCTTCGGTCGCCAGGTAAGCCGGCGCAATAGCCATAGGCGGCACGATATGGATCGCACCGCCGAGGGAGGCCGAGGTGCCGGCGACGATGTGCACATAGTCCAGCTGTGATTGCAGCTGTTGCACGGCGGCCAGGGAATCATCTTCGGTCAGGCCTTCGGGGTCGCGCTCGTCGGCAGAAATGCGCAGGCCGATGATGAAATGCTCGTCGGTTTCGGCCCGCACGGCGGCGATGATTTCCCGCAGGAAACGCAGGCGTTGTTCAAGCTCGCCGTTGTAGCCGTCGGTGCGGCGGTTCACCCGAGGGTTGAGAAATTGCGCCGGCAGGTAACCATGGCTGGCGACCACTTCCACGCCGTCAATCCCGGCCTGATACAGGCGCCTTGCCGCAGCGCCGTAGCCTGCGACGATCTCGTCGATCATTGCCTGGTCAAGGGCACGGGGCATCACCCGAAACCGTTCATTGGGAACCCCGGAGGCCGAGTACGCCACCGCCAGCAAACCGTCGGCAGACTCCATGATTTCCCGCCCCGGATGGAAAATCTGTGACAGCACTATGGTGCCGTGGGCGTGGCAGGTGTCGGCCAGTTGGCGATAGCCGTCGATGCAGCTGTCATCGGTCGCCATCAGCACATGGGAGGTGTAGCGGGCACTGTCATGCACCCCGGCCACTTGCAACACAATCAGCCCCACACCGCCCTCGGCGCGTGCCCGGTGGTAGGCAATCAACTGCTCGTTGACCCGGTTGTCGGTGGGCATCGAGGTGTCGTGCCCGCTGGACATGATGCGGTTTTTCAGGCGTTTGCCGCGCAGGACCAATGGTTCAAAAAGATGCGGGAAGGCATGGGGCGACATGGTGCGGATACTCCAGGCGCTGTTGTTATTATTTTTCTATAGGAGGTCAGCCCTAGTAAAAAATCAACTTGTTTTTTTACTGGTGACTGGATTAGCGTCAGCCACATCACCCACCCGCCTGGATAATAAAAAATGACTGGGGCCACCGAACAACAGCTGCGCGAAGAGCTTGCCGCCTGCTACCGGCTGATCGCGCACTTTCGCATGAGCGACCTGATCTTCACCCACATCTCGGTGCGTATTCCGGGGCCCGAGCATCACTTCTTGATCAACCCCTATGGGCTGATGTTCGAGGAGATCACCGCGTCCAGCCTGGTGAAAATCGGCCTGGACGGGCGCGCGGTCGAGGCCTCAAGCCATGGCGTCAACCCGGCGGGGTTTGTGATTCACAGCGCGATTCACAGCGCCCGCGAAGATGCGCAGTGCGTGCTGCACACCCACACACGCGCAGGCTGCGCGGTGGCGGCGCTGGAATGCGGGCTGTTGCCGGTGAACCAGATTTCCATGGAGTTCTACGGCAAGGTCGCCTACCACGACTACGAAGGCGTGGCGCTGGACATGGACGAGCAACAGCGACTGGTTCGCGACCTCGGCGACAAGCCGGTGTTGATGCTGCGCAATCATGGCCTGTTGACGGTGGGG
This genomic window from Pseudomonas sp. Bout1 contains:
- a CDS encoding DUF3455 domain-containing protein, which produces MSSTDPDVVARRNRLALLALQVIGMAVLIACAIDAQRAQAQDLPDPLNGDAKTILLTVRAEGVQIYNCAKDNNGQLTWQFREPLATLMVNGKTVGRHFAGPTWELNDRSAVVGKVAAQAPGATGRDIALLRLDVVSHQGVGGLSAVVAVQRLHTEGGVFSGSCEHDGDLHVEPYRADYRFLGQ
- a CDS encoding cupin domain-containing protein; this encodes MNDQPPQLFLGTRIRGLRKARGMTLTALAELSELTAGYISQLERNLAYPSIPALFNIARSLGVTIQWFFASETTPAVEDEGFVVRQDNRQSIHYEDGIVDQLLTPLPNHQLEMLHSRFPPGTYSQQSYSHEGEEAGYVLSGKFELWVGERHFQLNEGDSFSFPSSEPHRYGNPGKVDAVVIWVITPPTF
- a CDS encoding FAD-dependent oxidoreductase, which gives rise to MSPHAFPHLFEPLVLRGKRLKNRIMSSGHDTSMPTDNRVNEQLIAYHRARAEGGVGLIVLQVAGVHDSARYTSHVLMATDDSCIDGYRQLADTCHAHGTIVLSQIFHPGREIMESADGLLAVAYSASGVPNERFRVMPRALDQAMIDEIVAGYGAAARRLYQAGIDGVEVVASHGYLPAQFLNPRVNRRTDGYNGELEQRLRFLREIIAAVRAETDEHFIIGLRISADERDPEGLTEDDSLAAVQQLQSQLDYVHIVAGTSASLGGAIHIVPPMAIAPAYLATEAATFKASLSIPLFVTGRINQPQEAELMLQRGQADVCGMTRALICDPRMPAKTSSGHAEDVRACIACNQACIGHFHKGLPISCIQHPETGRELQFGQLQPALRRKRIMVAGGGPAGMKAAAVAAQRGHEVTLYEASAQLGGQVLLAQLLPRRSEFGGASTNLQREMELAGVRVIRNTRVDRALVEREQPDLVIIATGAEPYWPAFERGGELQVVDAWQVLRDEVPLGRSVVVVDWRCDWIGPGIAERLTRAGHQVQLAVNGTHCGENLPLYVRDQLAGELHRLGIAIIPYARLYGCDDTTVYLQHTASGEPMLLENIDTLVLCQGHQPVDTLGAELEDLVAFRRIGDCLAPRTAEEAIYEGLKVAWDI
- a CDS encoding class II aldolase/adducin family protein, encoding MTGATEQQLREELAACYRLIAHFRMSDLIFTHISVRIPGPEHHFLINPYGLMFEEITASSLVKIGLDGRAVEASSHGVNPAGFVIHSAIHSAREDAQCVLHTHTRAGCAVAALECGLLPVNQISMEFYGKVAYHDYEGVALDMDEQQRLVRDLGDKPVLMLRNHGLLTVGETVSQAFLRMYYLEKACDIQIAAQACGKLILPPADVCEYTERQFNEPGRPLAEGELADPDAMQLAWAALLRLLDRVSPGFRE